A DNA window from Candidatus Sulfidibacterium hydrothermale contains the following coding sequences:
- a CDS encoding acyl-CoA carboxylase subunit beta yields the protein MDSKIKALEEKHKQAELGGGQARIDRQHKAGRKTARERINDLLDPGTFVEIDKFVTHTATDFGMEKNKFLGDGVVTGYGKIDGRLMYVFAQDFTVFGGSLSRANANKIIKIMDLAMKMGAPVIGLNDSGGARIQEGVQSLAGYADIFYRNVRSSGVIPQISAVLGPCAGGAVYSPAITDFILMVKESSYMFVTGPEVIKTVTHEEVTKEELGGAMTHNKKSGVAHFTADDDEQAMMLIRELMSFLPLNNMEDPPRKPSSDDPNRVDTKLDSIVPVDPNKPYDMKEIILSVVDNGHFLEVQPHYAQNMIVGFARLDGRSVGIVANQPQVLAGVLDIASSIKAARFVRFCDAFNIPLITFEDVPGFLPGTTQEFGGIIKHGAKLLYAFAEATVPKITVITRKAYGGAYDVMSSKHIGTDVNFAYPTAEIAVMGPEGAVNIIFKNLSPEERKAKVQEYRDNFASPFKAAEVGYIDEIIYPRNTRKKLIQALEMTANKSESNPPKKHGNIPL from the coding sequence ATGGATTCAAAAATAAAAGCTTTAGAAGAAAAACATAAACAAGCCGAACTCGGAGGCGGACAGGCCCGTATCGACCGGCAACATAAAGCCGGCCGCAAAACAGCCCGCGAACGTATTAACGACCTGCTTGACCCGGGTACTTTTGTGGAAATCGACAAGTTTGTCACCCACACGGCCACCGATTTCGGAATGGAAAAAAACAAATTCCTCGGCGACGGCGTGGTAACCGGTTACGGAAAAATTGACGGCCGGTTGATGTATGTTTTTGCCCAGGATTTTACCGTTTTTGGCGGTTCGCTCAGCCGTGCCAACGCCAATAAGATTATTAAAATCATGGATCTGGCCATGAAAATGGGTGCGCCGGTAATTGGTTTGAACGATTCGGGCGGAGCCCGTATTCAGGAAGGCGTGCAAAGTTTGGCCGGTTATGCCGACATTTTTTACCGCAATGTGCGCAGCTCAGGCGTAATTCCGCAAATCTCAGCGGTTTTAGGACCCTGTGCCGGCGGTGCCGTGTATTCTCCGGCCATCACCGATTTTATCCTCATGGTGAAAGAGTCGTCGTACATGTTTGTTACAGGACCGGAAGTCATCAAAACCGTTACCCACGAGGAAGTAACCAAAGAAGAGCTCGGCGGTGCCATGACGCATAACAAAAAAAGCGGTGTGGCTCATTTTACGGCCGATGATGACGAGCAGGCCATGATGTTGATTCGTGAACTAATGAGCTTTTTGCCGCTGAACAACATGGAAGATCCGCCGCGGAAACCGTCGTCGGACGATCCCAATCGGGTGGATACCAAACTCGATTCCATTGTTCCGGTGGACCCCAACAAACCGTACGACATGAAAGAAATCATTCTGTCGGTGGTGGATAACGGTCATTTTCTGGAAGTGCAGCCGCATTATGCACAAAATATGATTGTTGGCTTTGCCCGGCTCGATGGTCGTTCAGTAGGTATTGTGGCCAACCAGCCGCAGGTGCTGGCCGGGGTGCTGGATATTGCCAGTTCCATTAAAGCAGCTCGTTTTGTCCGCTTCTGCGACGCTTTTAACATTCCGCTGATTACTTTTGAAGATGTACCCGGATTTTTGCCCGGGACCACTCAGGAATTTGGCGGAATTATTAAACACGGTGCCAAGCTGCTTTATGCGTTTGCCGAAGCTACGGTTCCGAAAATTACAGTGATTACCCGTAAAGCTTATGGCGGTGCTTATGATGTGATGTCATCCAAGCATATCGGTACGGATGTGAACTTTGCTTATCCTACGGCAGAAATTGCTGTGATGGGGCCCGAAGGTGCTGTAAATATCATTTTCAAGAACCTGAGTCCCGAAGAACGAAAAGCCAAAGTGCAGGAGTATCGCGATAATTTTGCCAGTCCGTTTAAAGCAGCCGAAGTGGGCTATATTGACGAAATTATCTATCCGCGGAATACCCGGAAAAAACTGATTCAGGCGCTGGAAATGACGGCGAACAAATCGGAAAGCAATCCGCCGAAAAAACACGGAAATATTCCGTTGTAA
- a CDS encoding biotin/lipoyl-containing protein, which produces MYEVNINGEDRKIEIIERNENRIKVLLGDKTYDLDILEVEPGIYSVLYEGKNFNFELDPQSGKKYTVETEAEVIPVEIVDAETRYMRSRKGGADDDAEYISTPMPGQVVKILVEEGQEVKAGETVIIISAMKMESEYKVQKDRVIKQVLVKEGDNIEGEQPLITFE; this is translated from the coding sequence ATGTACGAAGTAAATATAAACGGAGAAGATCGTAAAATTGAAATCATCGAACGTAATGAAAACCGGATAAAGGTTCTTCTGGGTGATAAAACATACGACCTGGACATCTTGGAAGTGGAACCCGGAATTTATTCGGTGCTTTACGAAGGAAAAAACTTCAATTTTGAGCTGGATCCGCAAAGCGGCAAAAAATATACAGTGGAAACCGAAGCCGAAGTTATTCCGGTGGAAATTGTGGATGCCGAAACGCGTTATATGCGAAGCCGTAAAGGTGGTGCCGACGATGATGCGGAATACATTTCGACCCCTATGCCCGGTCAGGTAGTGAAAATTTTGGTGGAAGAAGGGCAGGAAGTGAAGGCCGGTGAAACGGTGATTATTATCTCGGCCATGAAAATGGAAAGCGAGTATAAAGTGCAAAAAGACCGTGTCATCAAACAGGTGCTGGTGAAAGAAGGGGATAACATCGAAGGCGAACAACCCCTGATCACTTTTGAATAA
- a CDS encoding MutS-related protein has translation MDLFHRKKKKIKAQIRQSFGQPKTEDFNFDAIGRYADRNSRKSFQKLSGKTLSDLNFNDLFQYCDRTSSRIGQQVLYDHMQHIPENRDEINTLEKWIERFENNEPLRTDLQYHLRKLADNDAYYVCDLFQRSFIRPPRWLPFAYVLGLTNLLALILLITNFNPVIMLVSTAITVTNAVFHYLNKKNIYVYTYSMRQLLFLDHTVNYLWKFDFLKRESSVVPKSIEIFHIIAGKTNFFRIDDYMRGDPFYILSTLSEIFKIYFLLEPIFLFRVFRQMKDHEKELQEVFAFTGKVDIALSIASLRAGLPYFCKPEIIADIKKMHFEDIYIPLIPDCVSNTLNINNKSILITGSNMSGKTTFIRMVGINTLMALTLNTSFARSFALPRLKLYSAILLNDDMMNDKSFYLEEVQTIKEMIEVSRQKEPHLFLLDEIYKGTNTIERVSGGKAVLSWLNRGNNLVFISTHDIELTELLKDEYDLYHFSEQVDNRNISFDYKIKTGMMKTRNAIKILEVNGYPPEIIAEAKEISYEMDKQRSHFEK, from the coding sequence ATGGACCTTTTTCACCGTAAAAAGAAAAAAATCAAGGCACAAATCCGCCAGTCTTTCGGACAGCCCAAAACAGAAGATTTTAATTTTGATGCCATCGGCCGTTATGCCGACAGAAATTCACGAAAAAGTTTTCAAAAACTGTCAGGCAAAACACTCAGCGACCTGAATTTTAACGACTTGTTTCAGTACTGCGACCGCACCTCATCGCGCATCGGGCAACAGGTTTTGTACGACCACATGCAACACATCCCTGAAAACAGAGACGAAATCAACACCCTGGAAAAATGGATTGAACGGTTTGAAAATAACGAACCGCTGCGCACCGATTTACAGTACCACCTGAGAAAGCTGGCCGACAATGATGCTTATTATGTGTGTGACCTTTTTCAGCGTTCATTTATCCGGCCACCCCGCTGGCTGCCGTTTGCTTATGTTTTGGGATTAACCAACCTGCTGGCACTGATCCTTTTAATCACAAACTTCAATCCGGTTATCATGCTTGTTTCCACAGCCATAACCGTTACCAATGCCGTTTTTCACTATCTGAACAAAAAAAACATTTACGTCTATACTTATTCCATGCGGCAGTTGCTTTTTCTTGACCATACGGTCAATTACTTATGGAAATTTGATTTTTTAAAACGGGAGAGTTCTGTTGTCCCAAAAAGCATCGAAATTTTCCACATCATCGCCGGGAAAACCAACTTTTTCCGAATAGATGATTATATGCGCGGAGATCCGTTTTACATTCTGTCCACGCTATCGGAAATCTTTAAGATTTATTTTTTACTGGAGCCTATTTTTCTTTTCCGGGTATTCCGGCAAATGAAAGATCATGAAAAAGAACTTCAGGAAGTTTTTGCATTTACCGGAAAAGTGGACATAGCCCTGTCGATTGCCTCGCTGCGTGCCGGCCTTCCCTATTTCTGCAAACCGGAAATCATTGCCGACATCAAAAAAATGCATTTCGAGGATATTTACATTCCCCTTATTCCGGACTGCGTGTCCAACACACTGAACATCAATAACAAATCTATTCTGATAACCGGTTCAAACATGTCGGGAAAAACCACCTTTATCCGCATGGTTGGCATTAACACGCTCATGGCGCTCACGCTGAACACTTCCTTTGCCCGCTCGTTTGCGCTTCCCCGGCTAAAACTGTACTCGGCCATTCTGCTAAACGACGACATGATGAACGACAAGAGCTTTTACCTTGAAGAAGTACAAACCATCAAAGAGATGATCGAGGTGAGCCGCCAAAAAGAGCCACACCTTTTTCTGCTGGACGAGATTTACAAAGGCACCAACACCATCGAACGCGTTTCGGGCGGAAAAGCCGTTCTCTCATGGCTCAACCGCGGTAACAACCTGGTTTTTATCAGCACCCACGACATTGAACTGACCGAACTGCTGAAAGACGAATACGACCTGTATCATTTCAGCGAGCAGGTGGACAACCGCAATATCTCGTTCGACTACAAAATCAAAACCGGGATGATGAAAACCCGCAATGCCATTAAAATTCTCGAAGTGAACGGCTACCCGCCGGAAATCATTGCCGAGGCAAAGGAAATTTCCTACGAAATGGATAAACAACGGTCGCACTTCGAAAAATAA
- a CDS encoding dihydroorotate dehydrogenase-like protein — translation MVNLETQYLGLKLRNPIIAGSSGLTNSVENIIELEKNGVGAVVLKSLFEEQIHHAASHAIMQDESANLYPEAEDYIRHYTSQNEVGNYLRLIEETKKSVSIPVIASINCISNTEWTDYGHKIEAAGADALELNVAVLPSDPEKGSSDNEKIYFDIARKMTEELNIPVSMKLSYYFSGLAKTFISLSWTGIKGMVLFNRFYSPDIDIEHEEVKSSFVFSTPAEIALPLRWIAMLSPYVECDLAASTGVHDGSGVIKQLLAGASAVQLASVLYKKGFQEIGSMIETLESWMDRHNYTCIDDFKGKLSVAKNDNPAAYERVQFMKHFSGIE, via the coding sequence ATGGTTAATTTAGAAACACAATATCTGGGATTGAAACTGCGTAATCCTATCATAGCGGGTAGTTCGGGACTTACAAATTCAGTAGAAAATATTATTGAACTGGAAAAGAACGGCGTGGGGGCCGTGGTCTTAAAATCGTTGTTCGAAGAGCAGATTCATCATGCGGCCAGTCATGCGATTATGCAGGATGAATCGGCTAATCTGTATCCGGAAGCAGAAGATTATATCCGGCATTATACTTCTCAAAACGAAGTAGGGAATTATCTCCGGCTGATTGAAGAAACAAAGAAATCGGTTTCTATTCCGGTAATTGCTTCCATTAATTGCATTAGCAATACGGAGTGGACGGATTACGGGCATAAGATTGAAGCCGCCGGCGCGGATGCCCTGGAATTGAATGTGGCGGTTTTGCCTTCCGATCCGGAAAAGGGAAGCAGCGACAATGAAAAGATTTATTTTGATATTGCCCGTAAAATGACGGAAGAACTGAATATCCCGGTTTCTATGAAACTGAGTTATTATTTTTCCGGGTTGGCCAAAACGTTTATCAGTTTATCATGGACCGGTATAAAAGGAATGGTACTTTTTAACCGGTTTTATTCGCCCGACATAGATATTGAACACGAAGAAGTAAAATCTTCCTTCGTTTTTAGTACACCTGCCGAAATAGCCTTGCCCTTGCGTTGGATAGCCATGTTGTCGCCTTATGTCGAATGCGATCTGGCGGCATCTACCGGAGTGCATGATGGTTCCGGAGTGATCAAACAACTGCTGGCCGGTGCCTCGGCTGTTCAACTTGCTTCCGTGCTTTATAAAAAAGGATTTCAGGAGATCGGTAGTATGATCGAGACGCTGGAAAGCTGGATGGACAGGCATAATTATACTTGTATTGATGATTTTAAAGGAAAACTGAGTGTGGCTAAAAACGATAACCCGGCAGCTTATGAACGGGTGCAGTTTATGAAACATTTTTCAGGAATTGAATAG
- a CDS encoding T9SS type A sorting domain-containing protein: protein MKKPLLLIIVFLFGTFSVFAQTADTLENPGFERWEVPIGLSDNNPEPVNWSGIKTSDNSSVNPLAPVNWARCDTAHSGKYSLKLFNISSLGLVATGTMSNGRYHTEVSNTKSYVYTDTANALWHTRFTARPDSIVGWFMCKPVKGDHGNVLAILHTGFAETPLVNADSSTWIAKASFDLPDTEVAEWTRFSAPFKYYSDKTPEFILIVLTSGNGADALAGSVAYFDDLDVVFNSTGIPVHPKGDLRVYAYKKEIHVQLDQVPPGLYTVRVLNILGRVEYSIKIQNGEKKIIHTNLPAGIYLVQAVQGNNNIVKKIMIR from the coding sequence ATGAAGAAACCTTTACTTTTAATTATCGTTTTTTTGTTTGGGACTTTTTCCGTTTTTGCCCAAACAGCAGACACATTGGAAAATCCGGGCTTTGAAAGATGGGAAGTCCCCATTGGTCTCTCGGATAATAATCCTGAACCGGTTAACTGGAGTGGAATCAAAACCAGTGATAACAGTAGTGTAAATCCGTTGGCTCCGGTAAACTGGGCACGCTGCGATACTGCGCATAGTGGGAAATATTCCCTTAAGTTGTTTAATATTTCTTCTTTGGGGTTAGTAGCCACCGGAACCATGTCCAATGGTCGTTACCATACGGAGGTCAGTAATACCAAAAGCTATGTTTATACGGATACTGCAAATGCGTTATGGCATACGCGTTTTACAGCCCGTCCGGATAGTATCGTCGGATGGTTTATGTGTAAACCGGTAAAAGGGGATCATGGCAATGTTCTGGCTATTTTGCATACCGGGTTTGCTGAAACGCCGCTTGTAAATGCGGATTCTTCTACCTGGATTGCAAAGGCTTCTTTTGACTTGCCCGACACGGAAGTGGCAGAGTGGACGAGGTTTTCTGCTCCGTTCAAATATTACTCTGACAAAACCCCCGAATTTATTCTGATTGTTCTTACCTCCGGCAATGGTGCTGATGCCCTGGCTGGTAGTGTGGCGTATTTTGATGATTTAGACGTGGTATTTAATTCTACCGGTATTCCGGTTCATCCCAAAGGCGATTTGCGGGTATATGCTTATAAAAAAGAAATTCATGTTCAGTTGGATCAGGTGCCACCCGGCTTGTACACAGTGAGAGTATTGAATATTCTCGGACGGGTGGAGTATTCTATTAAAATACAAAACGGAGAAAAGAAAATTATTCACACCAATCTTCCGGCCGGTATTTATTTGGTTCAGGCCGTACAGGGAAACAATAACATCGTGAAAAAGATCATGATTCGTTAA
- a CDS encoding hybrid sensor histidine kinase/response regulator: MNSKNHIRLHSAFFKSIFYLSLVWILFALPVLATAKTTRQAEELKQTILSEYIQKPDSALLHTQKLIHLPNAAYPLPDKISFCKTLSKKLSTAKEYQQAYEVLKMADSLETQAFPPAVSNKKRAPHTPYGFYLFLFVFITGIVWLVVYYTKAKKKFRALTEEKNKLDLLKEEVDQQEKALEEQVNQQTAGIRKELEQLRQQETELKTELKKVEEANYLRNAFIANLGFDVRTPLSGIIGFANMLETELALKENRELYDYAASIEKSGNRLLKLLDNVIDLSALESNRLVLKIKPVKPEQVIKRVFEKWKPAADEKKLIFKSKTDPDLPPVLADETGLEKALSQIVDNAVKYTENGFVTLSAFYAEESDTVCIEIKDNGPGIPESQQKKLFDENPSEISSSGTGIGLRLAQKYIRLMKGSFFLESTPGKGTTVTLHLPCSEKSAVEEMPAHLPEKEVTPAAELGNLDVFVVEDDRMNRIILEKMLKPFGEVTLTVDGDDCMQTIAKEAEKGHFFQVMLFDINLPGDWDGIKLLKTVREKYPEYRKIPFIAQTAYAMAGDKERLLKEGFDSYLAKPIDKSELVSAIKQQLQIYGNPGKS; the protein is encoded by the coding sequence ATGAACAGCAAAAACCATATCCGGCTTCATTCGGCTTTTTTTAAAAGTATTTTTTATTTGTCGCTGGTGTGGATTTTATTTGCTTTGCCTGTTTTGGCCACGGCAAAAACAACCCGTCAGGCAGAAGAATTAAAGCAAACCATTCTTTCCGAATACATTCAAAAACCCGACTCGGCTCTTTTACACACCCAAAAACTCATCCACCTTCCCAATGCCGCTTATCCGTTACCAGATAAAATCAGCTTTTGCAAAACACTTTCCAAAAAATTGAGCACAGCAAAAGAGTATCAACAGGCTTACGAAGTATTAAAAATGGCTGACAGTCTCGAAACACAAGCCTTCCCCCCTGCCGTATCGAATAAAAAACGCGCGCCACATACTCCATACGGATTTTATCTTTTCCTTTTTGTCTTTATCACCGGAATCGTCTGGCTCGTAGTTTATTATACCAAAGCAAAAAAGAAATTCCGTGCGCTGACCGAAGAAAAAAACAAACTTGACCTTTTAAAAGAAGAAGTTGACCAACAGGAAAAAGCGCTGGAAGAACAGGTAAACCAACAAACTGCCGGCATCAGAAAAGAACTGGAACAACTACGGCAACAAGAGACCGAATTAAAAACCGAATTAAAAAAAGTAGAAGAAGCCAATTATTTGCGCAATGCTTTTATTGCCAATCTGGGGTTTGATGTGCGTACTCCGCTCAGCGGGATCATCGGTTTTGCCAACATGCTCGAAACCGAGCTGGCTTTAAAAGAAAACCGAGAACTTTATGATTACGCTGCGTCTATCGAAAAAAGCGGAAACCGGCTGCTGAAACTATTAGATAATGTCATCGACCTGTCGGCACTGGAATCAAACCGGTTGGTACTAAAAATTAAACCGGTCAAACCGGAGCAAGTCATTAAAAGAGTTTTTGAAAAATGGAAACCGGCTGCCGACGAAAAAAAACTGATCTTCAAAAGCAAAACCGACCCGGATTTGCCCCCGGTTTTAGCCGATGAAACCGGGCTGGAAAAAGCACTTTCGCAGATTGTGGATAATGCTGTAAAATATACCGAAAACGGATTTGTAACCCTTTCGGCTTTTTATGCGGAAGAATCGGATACCGTATGCATTGAGATCAAAGATAATGGCCCCGGCATTCCGGAAAGCCAGCAAAAAAAGCTGTTTGATGAAAATCCGTCAGAAATCAGCAGCAGCGGAACCGGAATCGGTCTCCGGTTAGCCCAAAAATACATCCGGCTGATGAAAGGAAGCTTTTTTCTGGAATCGACTCCCGGTAAAGGAACTACCGTTACCCTGCATTTACCCTGCAGTGAGAAATCGGCTGTAGAAGAAATGCCGGCCCATCTTCCGGAAAAAGAAGTCACACCGGCTGCCGAGTTAGGCAACCTAGATGTTTTTGTGGTGGAAGACGACCGCATGAACCGGATTATCCTTGAAAAAATGCTGAAACCTTTCGGAGAGGTTACCCTCACCGTGGACGGCGATGACTGTATGCAAACCATTGCTAAAGAAGCAGAAAAAGGACATTTCTTTCAGGTGATGCTTTTCGATATTAACCTGCCCGGCGACTGGGACGGCATTAAGCTGCTGAAAACCGTTCGCGAAAAATATCCGGAATACCGGAAAATTCCGTTCATTGCCCAGACAGCTTACGCCATGGCCGGTGATAAAGAACGGTTACTGAAAGAGGGATTTGACAGTTACCTGGCCAAGCCCATCGATAAAAGCGAACTGGTCTCAGCCATTAAACAACAACTACAGATTTACGGAAATCCCGGTAAATCATAA
- the accC gene encoding acetyl-CoA carboxylase biotin carboxylase subunit: MIKKILIANRGEIAIRVMHSCREMGIRSVAVYSEADRNSLHVRYADEAYLIGPASSAQSYLNIEKIIEVAKKSGADAIHPGYGFLSENAEFSERCKEEGIIFIGPDAYAIHTMGDKITARKTMLAAGVPVVPGTTEPITDLHEAVKTIKEIGLPVMVKASAGGGGKGMRLVEREEDIESSVQAAKSEALAAFGDDAVYIEKYINSPHHIEFQILADQHGNCIHLFERECSVQRRHQKVVEETPSPIMTPEVREEMGRHAVAAAKAVNYAGAGTIEFIADDNLNYYFLEMNTRLQVEHPITEQVVGVDLVREQIHIANGEKLRYRQEDLSQHGHAIEVRVYAEDTDNNFMPSPGKIHHIHYPLGPGVRHDSYVYNGYEIPIYYDPMISKLVVWGNTREEAVARMKRALETFKISGVKTSIPFLKRIMEADDFKKGRYTTHFIQNHREALKSKEDCSDTCVDLAAITAFVDFMKKREKAMPSPNGKATMSPWKIFGRKKAVTRL; this comes from the coding sequence ATGATTAAAAAGATTTTAATTGCCAATCGGGGCGAAATTGCCATCCGGGTGATGCACAGTTGCCGTGAGATGGGCATTCGTTCCGTAGCCGTTTATTCCGAAGCCGACCGTAATTCACTTCATGTGCGTTATGCCGATGAAGCTTATTTGATTGGCCCGGCATCCTCTGCGCAAAGTTACCTGAACATTGAAAAAATTATTGAAGTAGCCAAGAAATCCGGTGCGGATGCTATTCATCCGGGCTATGGTTTTTTGTCTGAAAATGCTGAGTTCTCAGAGCGTTGCAAAGAGGAAGGAATAATTTTTATTGGTCCTGATGCCTATGCCATTCATACCATGGGCGACAAAATTACGGCCCGGAAAACCATGCTTGCTGCCGGTGTTCCGGTGGTTCCGGGTACTACCGAACCCATTACCGACCTTCACGAAGCGGTGAAAACCATCAAGGAAATTGGCCTTCCGGTGATGGTGAAAGCCAGTGCCGGCGGAGGCGGAAAAGGGATGCGTCTGGTGGAAAGAGAAGAAGATATTGAATCTTCGGTACAGGCAGCCAAGTCAGAAGCACTGGCTGCTTTTGGTGACGATGCCGTGTATATTGAAAAATATATCAATTCGCCACATCATATTGAGTTTCAGATTCTGGCCGACCAGCACGGAAACTGCATTCATCTTTTCGAAAGGGAATGTTCGGTGCAGCGTCGTCATCAGAAAGTAGTGGAAGAAACTCCGTCGCCTATTATGACCCCTGAAGTGCGTGAAGAGATGGGACGCCATGCCGTGGCTGCTGCCAAAGCGGTGAATTATGCCGGCGCCGGCACCATCGAGTTCATTGCCGACGACAACCTGAATTATTATTTCCTGGAAATGAATACCCGTTTGCAGGTGGAACATCCCATTACCGAACAGGTAGTCGGGGTGGACCTCGTGAGGGAACAAATTCATATCGCCAACGGCGAAAAACTTCGGTATCGCCAGGAAGATCTTTCGCAGCATGGTCATGCCATCGAAGTGCGGGTGTATGCCGAGGATACCGACAATAATTTTATGCCCAGTCCGGGAAAAATCCATCACATTCATTATCCGCTCGGACCGGGTGTGCGTCATGATTCTTATGTTTATAACGGTTACGAGATTCCCATTTATTACGATCCGATGATCTCGAAACTGGTGGTTTGGGGAAATACCCGTGAAGAAGCGGTTGCCCGGATGAAACGTGCCCTGGAAACGTTTAAAATTTCCGGTGTGAAGACTTCTATTCCTTTCCTGAAAAGGATTATGGAAGCCGACGATTTCAAAAAAGGCCGTTATACCACTCATTTTATTCAAAATCACCGGGAAGCGCTCAAATCGAAAGAAGATTGTTCCGATACCTGTGTTGATTTGGCGGCCATTACGGCTTTTGTTGATTTTATGAAAAAACGGGAAAAAGCAATGCCCTCGCCTAACGGAAAGGCAACGATGAGCCCGTGGAAAATTTTTGGACGGAAAAAAGCCGTAACCCGATTGTAA